From Micrococcus porci, one genomic window encodes:
- a CDS encoding IS3 family transposase: MWVHHLDVSYRAAKTRPASTRALRDEILIKEIRRVHAENYCVYGVRKMHHAMRRAGWEIGRDQVRRPGGSGRIHCPRRSLRRACLFRFPQIAIEHHWPVRERE, encoded by the coding sequence GTGTGGGTTCATCACCTCGACGTGAGCTACCGGGCCGCGAAGACCCGCCCGGCTTCCACGCGGGCGCTGCGAGACGAGATTCTCATCAAAGAGATCCGACGGGTCCATGCGGAGAACTACTGCGTCTACGGGGTGCGGAAGATGCACCACGCGATGCGCCGCGCCGGGTGGGAGATCGGCCGGGACCAGGTCCGGCGCCCGGGTGGCAGCGGTCGGATTCACTGTCCTCGCCGCTCTCTCAGACGAGCCTGCTTGTTCCGGTTCCCACAGATCGCCATCGAGCACCACTGGCCGGTACGGGAGCGCGAGTGA
- a CDS encoding CGNR zinc finger domain-containing protein, translating to MGSSSEPYAPGDLELVRTFVNTLDIEKGTDALESSETWGRWCAERGLSVESSATDRQLLGELREALRESLLAHHSRGSMPPAAREVLDRMLAWSQAEATFTEEGLRLIPRRDGAHYVAGRILSLVAAATVDGTWSRLKACRDDECKWAFYDHSRSRTGQWCSMAICGNRNKQARLRERRGQ from the coding sequence ATGGGATCTTCGAGTGAGCCGTACGCGCCGGGTGACCTCGAGCTGGTGCGGACGTTCGTGAACACACTGGACATCGAGAAAGGCACGGACGCCCTGGAATCGTCAGAAACGTGGGGTCGGTGGTGTGCGGAACGAGGACTCTCGGTCGAGTCGAGTGCGACCGACCGTCAGCTCCTGGGTGAGCTTCGTGAGGCACTGCGTGAGAGCCTGCTTGCTCATCACTCGCGAGGTTCAATGCCTCCGGCAGCCCGCGAGGTGCTCGATCGAATGCTGGCCTGGAGTCAGGCCGAAGCGACCTTCACCGAGGAGGGCTTGCGCCTCATCCCTCGGAGAGACGGAGCGCACTATGTCGCCGGGAGGATTCTCTCCCTCGTTGCGGCGGCAACGGTGGACGGAACGTGGTCTCGCCTCAAGGCCTGCAGGGACGACGAGTGCAAATGGGCCTTCTACGATCACTCGCGCTCCCGTACCGGCCAGTGGTGCTCGATGGCGATCTGTGGGAACCGGAACAAGCAGGCTCGTCTGAGAGAGCGGCGAGGACAGTGA
- a CDS encoding class I SAM-dependent methyltransferase → MSAEPDGMRPHSPSAQEAYAARAVEYADLLGRMDAVADADKRLVEAWAQRTGGVLADVGCGPAHWTAYLHSLGHDVRGIEPVEEFVAHARRAHPEVRVERGSFETLPTAAVDGILAWYSIIHTPPAEMPHLFEHAHRSLRPGGSMLLGFFAGDEVEPFDHAVTTTWHWPVDALSRLLTTAEFTVVDRGTRQDPGARLHGWIEADRE, encoded by the coding sequence ATGTCCGCAGAACCCGACGGAATGCGGCCGCATTCCCCGTCCGCCCAAGAGGCCTACGCCGCCCGCGCCGTCGAGTATGCGGACCTGCTCGGGCGCATGGACGCCGTGGCCGACGCCGACAAGAGGCTGGTCGAGGCATGGGCCCAGAGGACGGGCGGGGTTCTGGCAGATGTCGGCTGCGGGCCGGCCCACTGGACCGCGTACCTGCACTCCCTGGGCCATGACGTGAGAGGCATCGAGCCGGTCGAGGAGTTTGTGGCCCACGCGCGCCGCGCCCACCCCGAGGTGCGCGTCGAGCGGGGCTCCTTCGAGACTCTGCCGACGGCCGCCGTCGACGGGATCCTCGCCTGGTACTCCATCATCCACACGCCACCGGCGGAGATGCCCCATCTCTTCGAGCACGCACACCGGTCGTTGCGTCCGGGCGGATCGATGCTGCTGGGCTTCTTCGCGGGAGACGAGGTCGAACCCTTCGACCATGCCGTCACCACCACCTGGCACTGGCCTGTCGACGCGCTCTCACGCCTACTGACCACGGCAGAATTCACCGTGGTCGATCGCGGGACTCGTCAAGATCCCGGTGCGCGTCTCCACGGATGGATCGAGGCCGACCGTGAGTGA
- a CDS encoding GNAT family N-acetyltransferase, with translation MDLAPSSSPTIELSWHADLTPGQLDDLNRLFAAEYLEDFGEWDPDQPYGYAPHDMHVIATLDAQTVGHIGWARRSITVGDHHVTIAGVGGVLVTPSGRGHHLGQRLMRAAVDSMRAHSDAEFGYLGCHESVVPFYVSCGWRRIVAAERYIGLNGQPSESAQGDPLLVMPLRNAKQPWSAGEIDLQGRPW, from the coding sequence ATGGATCTGGCTCCTTCCTCCTCGCCCACGATCGAGCTGAGCTGGCACGCCGACCTGACGCCTGGCCAGCTGGATGACCTGAACCGCCTCTTCGCTGCTGAATACCTCGAGGACTTCGGAGAATGGGATCCCGACCAGCCGTACGGGTATGCGCCCCATGACATGCACGTCATCGCCACCCTCGACGCGCAGACCGTTGGGCACATCGGATGGGCCCGCCGCTCGATCACTGTGGGTGATCATCATGTAACGATCGCCGGCGTGGGCGGCGTGCTGGTCACCCCGAGCGGGCGCGGCCACCATCTGGGCCAGCGGCTGATGCGGGCAGCGGTGGATTCCATGCGCGCCCACTCCGACGCGGAGTTCGGTTATCTCGGTTGCCACGAGTCCGTGGTGCCGTTCTACGTCTCGTGTGGATGGCGGCGCATCGTCGCCGCTGAACGCTACATTGGGCTCAACGGACAACCATCAGAGAGCGCTCAGGGGGACCCTCTGCTGGTTATGCCGTTGCGCAACGCCAAGCAGCCCTGGTCGGCCGGGGAGATCGACCTCCAGGGGCGGCCGTGGTGA
- a CDS encoding MFS transporter, giving the protein MTRVSAWRSRDFRRLWGASTASALGGEIGELAMPVLALVWLGASAEELSWVRVATFLPYLVLPLWLGVLVDRWRRRPLMITAETVSGITLLGIAGAALAGWLTVPALVAAAAVLGAMSVLHMLADFSFTPQVVSRAALPDANAKMTATYSAIGIGGSGVGGALVQWLTAPFAVAINGAGRLLSVVLLRRIQTHEPPAEAPDTSARQQAREGFLALLRHRVVRALAAEATIWNLGNEVFMLALTVLIVDARDDGPLVLGLIFMAGGLGAFLGAGISARLTERFGYGRSLITAMLVGNTAPLIGVLFSSDTSVTSLVVLAAAFFASGFGTGIANSQAVTVRQVTVPEELRGRVNASYRMLSWGALAIGALLGGWLISAVGGWLAAALGTAAMAASTLPVALSPVRQMRDLDDGAPPAAE; this is encoded by the coding sequence ATGACAAGAGTTAGCGCGTGGCGCAGTCGGGACTTCCGTCGCCTCTGGGGTGCCTCAACGGCGTCAGCCTTGGGGGGCGAGATCGGCGAGCTGGCCATGCCGGTTCTCGCTCTGGTGTGGTTGGGAGCCTCGGCCGAGGAGCTGTCCTGGGTGCGAGTCGCGACGTTCCTGCCGTACCTGGTACTGCCCCTGTGGCTGGGCGTGCTGGTGGACCGGTGGAGGCGGCGACCCTTGATGATCACGGCGGAGACGGTCAGCGGGATCACTCTGCTCGGTATCGCCGGTGCGGCATTGGCCGGATGGCTCACCGTGCCGGCCCTGGTGGCCGCGGCCGCAGTGCTGGGGGCGATGTCCGTGCTGCACATGCTCGCGGACTTCTCCTTCACCCCCCAGGTGGTCAGCAGGGCAGCTCTCCCGGATGCGAACGCGAAGATGACAGCCACCTACTCGGCGATCGGCATCGGGGGTTCCGGAGTCGGAGGTGCGCTCGTCCAATGGCTCACGGCACCGTTCGCCGTCGCGATCAACGGGGCGGGGCGGCTGCTCTCTGTCGTGCTGCTGCGGCGGATTCAGACCCACGAGCCGCCTGCGGAGGCTCCCGACACTTCGGCTCGACAACAGGCCCGGGAGGGGTTCCTGGCCCTGCTTCGCCACCGTGTCGTCCGGGCTCTTGCCGCGGAGGCGACGATCTGGAACCTGGGCAACGAGGTCTTCATGCTCGCCCTCACCGTCCTGATCGTTGACGCCCGGGACGACGGGCCCCTCGTGCTCGGGCTGATCTTCATGGCCGGCGGACTCGGCGCCTTCCTCGGGGCGGGCATCAGCGCCCGACTGACTGAGCGTTTCGGCTATGGCCGATCCCTCATCACGGCCATGCTCGTAGGCAACACGGCGCCGCTGATCGGCGTGCTGTTCAGCTCCGACACCTCCGTGACGTCCCTGGTGGTCCTCGCCGCGGCCTTCTTCGCGTCCGGGTTCGGCACCGGCATCGCGAACTCCCAGGCCGTCACCGTCCGTCAGGTCACGGTTCCCGAGGAACTCCGCGGGAGGGTCAACGCCAGCTACCGCATGCTCTCCTGGGGCGCCCTCGCAATCGGTGCACTGTTGGGAGGCTGGCTGATCTCGGCTGTCGGGGGATGGCTTGCCGCCGCGCTGGGCACGGCCGCGATGGCGGCTTCCACCCTTCCCGTCGCCCTGTCACCGGTGCGGCAGATGCGGGACCTCGACGACGGCGCCCCACCCGCCGCCGAGTAA